A single genomic interval of Pseudochaenichthys georgianus chromosome 3, fPseGeo1.2, whole genome shotgun sequence harbors:
- the glceb gene encoding D-glucuronyl C5-epimerase B — MRCLAARVNYKTLIVICALFTLITVLLWNRCTSDASLHFLPRAAVVAPSPNVGDASISSQQHPPQPPEPPPVVGVAAGIKYEEIDCLINDESTIKGRREGGDVYLPFSWMEKYFEVYGKVAQYDGYDRFEFQHSYSKVYAQREPYHPDGVFMSFEGYNVEVRDRVKCISGVEGVPLSTQWGPQGYFYAIQIAQYGLSHYSKNLTERPPHVEVYDTAEERDSRASSAPWSVPKGCVLSRVHDKTRASSVRQFSAPESSEGVSLQLGNPKDFILSLDIKFVSNGSVSVILETTEKGAPFTIHYVTNTQLIAFKDREITYGVGPRTAWSTLTRDLLTDLRKGVGLSNTKAVKATKIMPRRVVRLVLHGRGFVDNVTISTTAHMAAFFAASDWLVRNQDERGGWPIMVTRKLGEGFRPLEPGWYSAMAQGQAMSTLVRAFLLTREQGYLSAALRAVGPYKVPSAQHGVKAVFMNKYDWYEEYPTTPSSFVLNGFIYSLLGLHDLTETAGEKLGREAGQLFSRGMDSLKAMLPLFDTGSGSIYDLRHFMLATAPNLARWDYHTTHINQLQLLASIDNAPVFKDVVKRWKNYLKGSRAKHN, encoded by the exons ATGCGCTGCCTGGCTGCTCGGGTGAACTACAAAACCCTCATCGTTATCTGCGCCCTCTTCACACTCATCACTGTGTTGCTATGGAACCGCTGCACCAGTGACGCCTCGCTTCACTTCCTGCCCCGTGCTGCCGTGGTGGCTCCAAGTCCCAATGTGGGGGATGCTAGCATCAGCAGCCAGCAACACCCCCCACAACCCCCGGAGCCCCCGCCTGTTGTCGGTGTTGCCGCGGGGATCAAGTATGAAGAGATCGACTGCCTGATCAATGATGAGTCTACAATCAAAGGCCGACGAGAGGGCGGAGACGTTTACCTGCCCTTCAGCTGGATGGAGAAGTACTTTGAGGTGTACGGCAAGGTGGCACAGTACGACGGCTACGATCGCTTTGAGTTCCAGCACAGCTACTCAAAGGTTTACGCACAGCGCGAGCCGTACCACCCCGATGGAGTCTTCATGTCATTTGAGGGATACAATGTGGAGGTCCGCGACCGTGTCAAATGTATAAGTGGAGTGGAAG GCGTGCCTCTGTCCACACAGTGGGGTCCTCAGGGATACTTCTACGCCATCCAGATCGCTCAGTATGGCTTGAGCCACTACAGCAAGAACCTGACGGAGCGCCCCCCCCACGTGGAGGTCTACGATACGGCCGAGGAAAGAGACAGCCGGGCCAGCTCCGCCCCCTGGAGCGTGCCCAAAGGGTGCGTCCTCAGCCGTGTCCACGACAAGACCCGAGCCTCTTCCGTGCGTCAGTTCAGTGCTCCAG AGTCCTCAGAAGGCGTGTCCCTCCAGCTGGGTAACCCCAAAGACTTCATCCTCAGCTTGGACATCAAGTTCGTCTCCAAcggcagcgtgtctgtgatccTGGAGACCACGGAGAAGGGCGCGCCGTTCACCATCCACTACGTGACCAACACACAGCTCATCGCATTCAAAGACCGGGAGATCACGTACGGCGTCGGGCCGCGCACCGCCTGGAGCACCCTGACCCGGGACCTGCTCACCGACCTCAGGAAGGGCGTCGGGCTGTCCAACACCAAGGCTGTGAAGGCCACCAAG ATCATGCCCAGACGGGTGGTGCGGTTAGTCCTCCACGGGCGTGGCTTTGTTGACAACGTCACCATCTCCACCACCGCCCACATGGCCGCCTTCTTCGCCGCCAGCGACTGGCTGGTGCGCAACCAGGACGAGCGGGGGGGCTGGCCCATCATGGTCACCCGTAAACTGGGGGAGGGCTTCCGGCCCCTGGAGCCCGGCTGGTACTCGGCCATGGCTCAGGGCCAGGCCATGTCCACCCTGGTGAGGGCCTTCCTCCTCACCAGGGAGCAGGGCTACCTCAGCGCTGCCCTCAGGGCGGTGGGACCCTACAAGGTGCCTTCAGCGCAGCACGGGGTCAAAGCTGTGTTCATGAACAAATACGACTGGTATGAAGAGTACCCCACCACCCCCAGCTCCTTTGTCCTCAACGGCTTCATCTACTCGCTGCTGGGCCTCCACGACCTGACGGAGACCGCGGGGGAGAAGCTGGGCCGGGAGGCCGGGCAGCTGTTCAGCCGCGGCATGGACTCTCTGAAGGCCATGCTGCCGCTCTTTGACACGGGATCTGGGAGCATCTACGACCTGCGCCACTTCATGTTGGCCACAGCGCCCAACCTGGCACGCTGGGACTATCACACCACGCACATCAACCAGCTGCAGCTGCTGGCGTCCATAGACAACGCGCCCGTCTTTAAGGACGTAGTGAAGCGCTGGAAAAATTACTTAAAAGGGAGTCGTGCAAAGCACAACTAG